The nucleotide sequence ACGGCTTCCTCGGCTACACCGTCTACCACGTGGCCCTGAACTACGGGGAAACCACGGTCAGCGCCGGGTCCGCGAGCTTCATCATCAGCTCCATCCCGGTATTCTCCACCCTGTTCGCCGTGGTGCTGCTGGGCGAGCGCATCGTCAAACGAACCCTCGTGGGCATTGGCATCAGCATGGCAGGCATCGCGCTCATAGCCTTTGGCGAGGGCGGCGGCATGAGCTTCGACTTCGGCGCCCTGCTCATCCTGCTGGCCGCCGTGTCCGAGAGCCTCTACATCGTTCTCCAGAAGCCCTATCTCGAACGCTACACGCCATTCGAGTACGTCACCTACACGCTCATCGCCGGGACAATCTTCATGGGCCGCTTCCTGCCCGGACTGCCAGAGGCCGTGGCCGGGGCATCCATGGAAAGCATCCTCGCCGTAGCCTACCTCGGCGTATGCCCGGGCGCGGTGGCCTATGCGTTCTGGTCCTACGCGCTGTCCAAGGGCAACGTGTCCAAAATCGTGGTGACACAGTACTCCCTGCCGCTGCTGACCATCGTCATCGGCCTGATCTGGCTGGGTGAATTCCCCGCCCCGCTGGCGCTTGCGGGCGGTCTGGTATCCCTTGCGGGCGTCGTCCTCATCACGGTTCCCAAGGAATTCCTGCGGCGCTGGACACGACGCGAAGCCTGATCCAAAGCGAATCACACATCAAAAAGCCGGACGCCCCATGGGACGCCCGGCTTTATTCTTTCATTATACGAGACCGCTACAGCACGCGGAACTTCTGGCGGGTGCCCTTGCGGTTGTCCACCAGATGCACCGAGCAGGCGATGCATGGGTCAAAGGAGTGGATGGTCCTGAGAATCTCCACCGGACGATCCGGATCCGGACACGGGCAGCCGATGAGCGACTGTTCCGCGGGACTCAGCTTGCCTTCCTTGCAGCGCGGACCGAGGTTCCACGTGGACGGCACCACCATCTGGAAGTTCTCGATCTTCTTGTCCTTGATGCGGATCCAGTGCGAGAGGCCGCCACGGGTGACGCAGCACATGCCGACGCCCTTGGCCTCGTCCGGCATGGTCCATTTGCGATAGATCTTGTCGTCGCCGGATTTCACCCGCTCGTCCACTTCGTCGATCCACCCTTTCATTCGGCGGGTGAGCATGGCTGTCTCCACCACGCGGGACACGGTGCGGCCCATGGTGGAGAACAGGTGCTCCGACTTCATGCCGGTCTTAGCGAACACCTCGTCAAGCATCTTCTTTGTCTCGGACTCGCCGCGCGCGTAGGCAATGGCCCGGCGGGCGAGCGGTCCAGTCTCCATGGCCTCGGTCTTGTAGCGCGGGGCCTTGGACCACGAGTATTTTTCCTTGTCCTCGTAGTTGGTGTACTTCGGATCAGTGACGCCGTCGTACGGCTTGAGCACGTCGTCGCCCTTGTACCAGCTGCGGGCCACGTGCTCGTCGATCTTGTCGATGTCGAGCTTTTCGGCGCTGTCGAGATCGTTGCCCCAGAGCACGCCGGAGCGGAAGTACGGGTCCTTGCCGGTGCTGGGATCGTAGAAATCGCTGAAGTCGAAGAAGTTCTCGGTCCTGCCGTACTTCCACGATTCGGGGAAGCGCTTGGCCATCATAACGATGTCCGGCATCATGGCGTTTTCCACAAATTCCTTGGTTTCCTCCCACAGGCTGCGGAAATGCGTGACCACCTCGGGCTTGAGGCTGTCGTAGCAGGTCATGCCGCCCACGACCATGGACTGCGCGTGCGGATTCTTGCCCGCGAACAGGGCCATGGCCCGTGCGAGCTTGAGCTGAACGCGCAATCCTTCCAGATAGTGTGCGGACATGATGAGGTTTTCCTCGGGCGAGAAGCGGTAGGCCTCGTTGCCGCCGAGGAAATAGGCGTTTTCCAGAAAGCCGAGCTGTCCGGTGCCCACGAAATCATTGAGCCGTTTGCGCACGATGTACAGGTCCGCCGGGTCGCCCCCGCGGTTGCTGGTCTTGTCCACTATCGCCGCAGCCTTGCCGGGATCGGCTTTTGTGGCGGCGGCCATGTCTATCCAGTCCAGACCGTGCAGGTGATAGTAATGCACCAGATGGTCATGCACCACCAGAGCGGACAGGATCAGGTTGCGCATCAGCCCCGCCAGCGGCGGCACTTCGATGTCGAGCGCGTTCTCGATGGCGCGGATGCTCGTCAGAGCGTGGGTGTTGGTGCACACGCCGCAGGCGCGCTGGGTGAACAGGGGCGCGTCCTCGGGCGGCCTGCCCTTGAGGATCTGCTCGATGCCCCGGTAGAGCTGCGTGCTGACCCACGCGTTTTTCACGTGATCGTTTTCAAGTTCCACCTCGACCTTGAGATGGCCTTCTATGCGGGTCACCGGGTCCACGATCAGGCGGTTGCCGGTGCCGTTCATGGCATTGCTTTGACTCATGCGGTAATTCCTCCTTCCTGATGGCGCGGGTTAGGTTTCCGGTCCGTCTTCGATGGGATGGAAGAACGGCGAATAGTCGTCCCAGAAGTTCGGCTCGCTGCATCCGATGCAGGGCGCGCCCGCCTGAACCGGCCAGTTGACCTCGTTGAACAGGGAGGTAGGACAGTTGTTGTAAGTGTACGGCCCCTTGCAGCCCAGCTGATACAGGCACCAGCCTTTCTTCGCCTCGTCGCTCTCGAAATCCGGAGCGAACTCGCCGCGATTAAAGTGCTCCTGCCTCGGGCAATGGTCGTGCACAGTGTCGCCGTAGAACATCTTGGGCCGGTTCCACGCATCAAGCTCGGGCATACCCTTGGTCAGCAGATGGACCACGGTTCCCACGAAGTTCATGGGATTCGGCGGACAACCCGCGATATTGATGGCGTTGACCCCGACCGCCTTGAGCGCGTCGTTGGTACCCTTGGCGCCGGAGGGGTTTGGGGCGGCCGCCTGAATGCCGCCGAAGCAGGCGCATGAACCCATGGCGATGGTCGCATTGGCCTTGGCCGCCACCCGCGCAAAGAGCTGGAACATGGTCTCGCCGCCCACCTTGCCGTACTCCCCGCCGTGATACGTGGGGATGCCGCCTTCGATGACGCAGACGTACCCTTCGGGATTCTTCATGGCCTTCTCAAGTGCGGCGTGGGCCGCCTGTCCGGCTGAGGCCATGACGGTCTCGCAGTAGTCCAGCGAGATGGTATTCATGATGATTTCGTCGAAATACGGCTGGTAGGCCCTGAGAAGCGCTTCGGTGCAGCCGGTGCATTCGGCGCCGTGCATGTAGATGACGGAGGGACGTTTTTTTCCGGCCAACGCATGGGCCACCTTGGGCGCGAATGCCGGTCCCATTCCGATAAAGGCGGCCATGGTCCCGCAGAATTTCATGAAGTCGCGACGGCTGGGCTTCTCGGTGCCTGCCATCATCTTGAGTGTATCGAACCTGTTCGAGTTCGGCATGCGATCCTCCTTGGCTAACCGGGCTTGTGGCAGGCTGTGGTGCAGCCGACGGGGTTATCGCCGCCCGCGGCTCGCCTCTGCGTATGACAGCCGAGACAGCTCGGCGCTCCCTCGGAATGCCACGCCCTGTAAAAGCCGGTCTTGTCCTTGGGATTGTCCGCACTGTGGCACTGTCGGCAGGCCACGAATTCTCCCAGCGTCTTGTCCGACTCCTTGTGATGACACTTCTGGCACGGCACCCTGATGGCGTGGAATCCGTGCGCAAACTTGACCTCCTTGACCCATGTGGCCAGCGGCTCGTTGCCCTTGGGACGTTCCAGAACGATTTCGTCGGGAACCTTATAGGCGACCGCCGTGGTCACTATGACGGCCATCGCCAGCGAAGCCGCCACGGAAAACAGGACCTTTCGGAACATGCTTCCTCCGTTTGGTGAGTAGTTGAGCAATCGAGGTCAAGCATACACGAATCGTGTATTATTCTGATTATAAGATACACGAAGCCATGTATTTCATTTCGGGCAGGCAGGAAAAAGCAGGGACTGGATCGGTTAGGCTTGCAGCGAGAAGGTGAGGGTGGTTCCCTCGTTTTGCGAAGTGTGCATGTCCAGAGCACCGCCAAGCGCCTTGGCGATGAGTCTGGCGGAGTATGTACCGAGGCCGCTGCCACCCTTTTTTTCAGCGGTGGCGTACTTGTCAAAGAAACTGTGCCTGACTGCTTTCGGAACAACCCCGAGGTTATGAACCTCGAGGCGAAAACCGTCATCGCACCGCTGCCACTTCACCGAAACCGTAGAGCCCGCAGGCGCGGCTTCGAACGCATTTTTCAGCAGGTTCGTGAGCATGGTACGATAAAGCGATTCTTCGCCGGGGATCGACTCGCAACGCGCATCCACATGCACATCCAACTGTTTGTACTGCTGCAATGCGCCATTTTCCCCCACGACCTGCTGCACGACGGGTTCGAGCTTCACGTCACAGATATCCGGTATATATTCGCCGCGTTCCATTCGGTGCAGGTCCAGGGAATCGTTGATCATACCCAGAACGCGATGCCCTGCCGCCTCCATGAGAGCGCCCTGCTCCCGCACCTCAGAGTCTTCATGCATCTGAAGCAATTGGGACATTGACACCATCCCGCCAAGGGGACTTTTGAGGTCGTGCTGCGAGATGCGGGCCACGTCCTCCTTGAGTTCATCCAGCTCCTTGCGCTGGGTCACATCCCTCAGGGAAACAAGTGTGGCGGGCTTCGCGTCCCATTCGGTTTCCGTGGAACGGATTTCCATCACTCTGGTGCCCTCGGCGGTCCGCACGCAGGTTTCGACCCCTTCATCCTGCTCCAGCGAAAACTTCATCCGCATCCCGGACAGGCCCTCGGCATCCGTCTCAAACAGCGTCATGGCGGCACTGTTGCCCGTGATGACGGTCCCGGTCGCATCAATGACCAGCAAGGCATCGGGGTTCATCTCGAAAAGTTTGGCGGCCCTCTCCTTCTGTCGCTTCAGCAGCCGGTTGCGGATACTGAGTTCCCGCTGGGCGTTCACGAGTTCGTTGTTGAGCTGCATCATACTGTCGAGCTGTGCAGGGTCATCCGGAGCATCGCGCTCTCGGGAAAGCTGCTGCTGGCATTCCCGAAGCCGAACGCTCTGCTCATTCACGATGGAGACCATCTGATCATAAAGATGAACCAGATTCTCCGGCATGGGGGAGATCACCACCAGCAAGCCGTCATCGTGACGCACGCCGAAATAGTAAAGGGCTTTGACGCCTTCGGAGGTGATTGTGTTGAGTTCCCATCCCATGGAGGATTTCTGCTTCTGCACCCTCTCCAGAAAATCGGTAAGCTTATGCAGCGAGCCGTCATCCACGATGGATACAAGATCCTCACGTTCACCGGATTGAAATATGCCGAGCCCGTCGGACACCACGCGCAAAACACGAGAGGCTTGGTCGCAGACCACCGCGGTGCCAGACGGATGCGAGCCTTCAGCTTTCTCTGTCATGACACCAACTCCCAGCCTTTGCGGACTGCTTCACGGGCATCCGCCGCCGTGGCGTTCGCTCCTACCAGAGCCACCAGATCAGGATTCGCGGCAAAAGGCGCCCCGCCGACCATTATCGCCGGCATGATCCCGGCATCGTCCCTGAGAGCTGCAACAAGCGATTTGACCGCCTGCACATTGTAGGATGTGGTGCATGAAATGCAGACCAGATCGGCCTGTTTATCGCGAACGAAACCGACCAGATCAGCGTCGGGCATACCCGATCCGAGAAAGTGCGTGGTCCAGTTGTTCATCTCGAAAAAGTCGCAGACCATGCGCATGCCCATCTCGTGCAGTTCGGAGCTGACGCAGCATCCCACCACCGTTTTTCCGGCAGAACCGTCGCCCACAATGCGTGGAAACAGATTGGACATGATCAACTGCGTGACGGCCGTACTGTAATGCTCCACGGCCACGCTCACCTTGTTTTGCTGCCAGAGACGACCGATGCGATGCTGGGTGAGCTGGAAAACGTCGAGATACAACGAAGGGATAGCGAGCCCGTCATCAAGCGCATCGATAATCAGGGCGCTTGCCTTGTCCCGCTGACCGTCGAGAAGAGCCTGCTGATAGTCATCCGCAAGTTTCATTGTGCGATCATGGCTGAAACCGCTCATTGTTCGCCTGCCTGCATTTGTTCTGGCGCGGTGAGCGGGTCCAGCTCCTGAATGTTACCGAGAATCCATTCGTAAAGCCCGACCAGAAATCTCGATTCCTGCAAAGGAAGACGACTTTGGCAAAGCTCGATGCAGTGCGGCAGCATACGTCGCCAGTATTCAAGGGCAAAGCCGTGCCCCCGATACGTGCGCATGGCCCATGCCACGGTCTCTACGAAATCCCCATGGCTGAATACTCGGGCCACAGAATGCATGTAACGGAAATGATTGATATGATTCTCTCGCATCATTCCCCGTTTTTCAAAGGGAACGATCAAATCAAGATCAGGCTCCTTCTCCATCCGCTCATTCAGTGCAGGGGCCATACTGAGGTGGATATCCTGCGATGAGACGGCTTCGGGAGCGGCAGGTCGGTCTAGAGCAAGGCTATCCTTCAAAAATTCCAGAGTATCCATGGCAGATATGCTTGAGTTGAGATGAAGTCCAAAAGCCCCGGCAAACCACGAACAGACAGTTCACATCCTCTAAGGACCATGAGTCGGTTCCTAAACAAAAATCTGTCAAAATGCTTTTATAAGAAAAGCAGTACGAAGCATTTATTATTGGTACGGCAAAAAAAGACGCCCCGCAATTGCGGGGCGTCCTGTTTTTTTAGCGTCGTCCTGCGGACTGGGGAGCGCGTTTTCCTCCGCGCGACCCATTGGCGCCACCGGGGCGGCCGGGACGTTTTCCGGAACCTCCACCGGGCCTTCCACGGCGCGGAGCGGATTTCCTGGTATCTGCGCGGTCATAATCGAACCCTTCGAGCTTGTGACGCTCGATGCGCTGATTGACGATCTTTTCGATCTGTCCGACGAGACGTTTGTCGTCATCAGGAGCCAGCAGGGTCAGCGCCGCGCCCGTACGCTCGGCACGGCCGGTGCGGCCGATGCGGTGCGTATAGGTTTCGGCGGTATCCGGCAGGTCGAAGTTGATGACGTGGCTCACACGGGCGCAGTCGATGCCGCGAGCCGCGATATCCGTCGCCACCATGATGCGGAACGTGCCGTCGCGGAACCCGTCGAGGGCGCGGCGACGCTGGTTCTGGCTCATGTTGCCCTGCAGGAAGGCGGCCTCGTGACCCTGACGTTCCAGCTTACGGGCCAGATTCTTGGCGCGATGCTTGGTACGGGTGAAAACGAGTACGCTTTCATGCTCGGTTTTCTCAAGCAGGTCTTCCAGCAGCTGTCCCTTCAGGTGATGCCTGACGGGATAGAAGGCATGGCTGACGCTGTCCGCCGGGCGGGTGTTGTCCACCTGCACGGTGACGGGATTGTCGAGTATCTTGTCGGCCAGCCTGCGAATGTCGTTCGGCATGGTGGCGGAGAAAAGCAGGTTCTGCCGCTGCTCGGGCAGCTTGGCCATGATCCGGCGAAGGTCAGGCAGGAAGCCCATGTCCATCATGTGGTCGGCTTCGTCCAGCACCAGCGTATCAACCTGATCCAGCTTGATGACGCCCTGATTGAGCAGGTCCAGCAGGCGGCCCGGGCAGGCCACCACAACGGTGGCGGATCGCGCGGCCTTGATCTGCGGCGTAAAGCCCACTCCGCCAAACACGGCGGCGGTGCGAATGCCGCTCTGCTTGCCGAATGCGACAAAGCTTTCCTGAATCTGCAGTGCCAGCTCGCGGGTCGGTGCAAGAACCAGCGTCTTTACCGGACCACGCTTGGGAGCGTCGGCATCAAGCAGGCGCTGGAGAATGGGCAGCGCAAAGGCAGCGGTCTTCCCGGTACCGGTCTGAGCCAGACCGAGCACGTCGTTGCCCTTGAGGACATCGGGGATGGCCTGCTGCTGAATGGGGGTCGGGGTTTCATAGCCACAGGCCTTGATTCCAGCGACAATGCGCTGGTCAAACGAAAATTGGTCGAAATTCACTAACTAGTCCTAATTTGGAAGAAAATATGAACGACGGCGCGTGACAGCGGTCGTAATCCGGCAGTGCCGGGAAGCTTCAGGCAGGTCTCTGGGACGAAAAATCGATCTTGGTCCGAATTGATGCGGAACAGGGTCGCCCGTTGGGGAACAGGCGTGAGGGTTTCCGTGCGTCCAGTCACGCTGAGGTGTTACTTTGTAGACGTTATCAGCACAGATGTAAAGCTTCGGCCGTGCCGACCCCAAAACAAAGGCCGGGAACGCCTTTGCCTGACGCTCCCGGACCTTTCGTCCTTCCGATTGGGCAATGCGCCGTAACGCTTATTCCACAGGGAAGGAATCCATATTCGGCTTCATGGCCTTGCCGAGCCAGTCAATGGTCCGACCGAGGTTGCCCATATTCCGCATACCTTCCTCGTCACCGGCGGCTTCCGCCTTGTTCAGACCGTATCCGAGGTTCCAGTATATGGAGCCGGGAACGATCATCTGGGACATGAGGAACATGTGATTGATGGAGTCGTACACATGGATTCCACCGCCGCGACGCACGGCCACCACTGCCGCACCTATCTTGCCGCGCAGCAGGCCGCCGTTGGCGAGTCCCACGTATCCGGCGCGATCCAGCACGGCCTTGAGCTCGGCGGAAACGTCCGAGAAGTATGTCGGGCTGCCGAATACGAGTGCGTCGGCGCGTACGATCTTTTCCATCAGTTCGTTGAACAGGTCGTCATGGGCGATGCACGTGCCGTTTTTCTCCTCGAAACACTTATTGCAGGCAATACAGCCGCGCACCTTGCGACCACCCACCTGAACGAGTTCGGTTTCCCAGCCGGACTGCTCCAGCGGTTCGAGGGTCGCCTTGAGAAGTGTCTCGGTATTACCGCCCTTTCGCGGGCTTCCGTTTACTGCTACTGCGTACATCTTGCCTCCTTTGGCTTGCGTTAGTACGAACAGATGACAAACATAACATGATTCACTCTCTTTTCAAGAGGTTACATCAAAGTCAGCCACTTACACGCATGTAAGTCAGGAACCGCCATGATCCAGCAGTGCCCCCTCAAGAAGGTCAAGGACAAGGAATACCGATNCTTTTTCGAACTGACGCTTCAGGTATTCGGAGGCAAGTGGAAACCCGTCATCATATATCATCTGGCACGCACAGGGGTCATGCGCTACGGAGAACTCAAGCGGACCATACCGGAAATATCCGAAAGGATGCTGGCAAAGCAGCTTCGCGAACTTGAAAATGATGACGTATTGAGCAGAACGGCCTATCCCGAGGTTCCGCCCAAGGTCGAATACGCTTTGACAGATCTCGGAAGAAAACTGCTCCCCGCACTGCTTGAATTGCGAAAATGGGGAATTGAATACGAACGTCACCTCGGGGGCGGCGAGCTTGTCTTTGACCCCGAGAAATACGAAGCCCTTGAAGATCCGGTCCTCCCTTCCACGTAGCAAGTCTGCGCAATACGAAAAGGGGCCGGCTGCTGCCGACCCCTTGCAAGGAAACGCAATCCCTACTCAATCACGCCGAAAACGCCGTCGCATGGAGACCAGGACCAGCCCCGTGAAACCGAGCCCCATGAGAAGCACGGAGGATGGTTCGGGAACCGGCTGCGACAGAAACTCGGCGGGCATCACGAACGCCTGCTCGTATCCGCTGTTGAGCGAATGCATACGGAAATCCATGGAGATCATGTCGTACGGGCTGTCTCCGTTCCACGCCGCGAGCATGGCATTCAACTCTGGCGAGAAAACGGCATAGGCTGCCTCGTTTTCTCCAAGGTTGTGCGGGAAAGGCCCCTCAACCGCATCGGGGCTGCCACACGGTACAGGTATGCCGGAAGCATTGAGACACACATCCCCACCGGAGATGATATAATCTTCAAAGGGTGTCGGCTCCCAGGATGCATCGGAATATGTCGGGGAAACATAGGTTGCCGGATCGCCGCCGAAAATGCCGGTTCCGTCCCCATTGGGGCTTGCCAGATCGAAATATTCAGCTGTGGCACCGCCAGTACTGCTCCATACCTTGACCTGACCATAGGCCCACAGGTCCTGCTCGACCCGCTCCTGATTGTTATTGAAAAAGAAGGCTGGACTCTGTCCGCCCATCTGCCCCATGAACGCCTCGATGGTCGAGTCCCACGTATCCGCCTGATTGGCGGGCATGGTCGGCGTAAATCCGGGGTCAGGCGTCGTGCCTGTCGAAAAAGTGGACACACCGGAACTGTTCGGGGTGGGATACGCATTATCCATTCCCGGGAAGTTGGTGTTTACTCCAGTCCCGGTCGAGCCGGTGGCGATGACGATGCTGTCCTTGATATGACCAGCGGTGGACTGGACGTAATACGGATTTCCGGGGCCGACACCACCGCCGAATTCCTGATCATATTGAAAGGCAAGGATCGGCAGTGAGTACGAATAGAAATCGCCGTACAACATGGCGTTGGTGGTGGGATCAGGAAACGTGAAAGCCTTTGCCCATGACGGCATGGCAACCACGACTGCCACAACAATAATACACGCGCAGACAAACCTGTTCATTGCATTTCCTCCAGTTGAACAGAATTTGCAAAAAGCGTGCACATCCATAACAGCTCAATATCATGGACATTAAAACTTTCCCCACGGTCCTGAAGTGTAGGGTTTTCAAGACACCGTTATGACATCCTTTACACTCTTCTTCGTGCGTGTATCAGTCAGCCTGCCTCCTTCCCGAGCGTGAGGAGGGGGTAGACAGATCNTCATCCCCCTTGTAGAAATCCTGACCGCACGGCACGACCAGCCGTCCGGTAATCCCAGACGAGTCGTACAAGAAAAGTCCCGCTCAAGGCCAAGTCGGCCCGGCGGTTGGAGATATTCATGAAAGCTCAAGAAGCACTGCAACACTTTCGGGGCAAGGAAAAGTACAACTGCGCTCAGGCGGTCCTCAAGGCTTTTCAGCATGAAGCGGGCATCCCCGAAGGCGCAGTCAAGGCTGCCTCCGGAGCCGGTGGCGGCAAAGCCGAAGGCGGACTCTGCGGCGCGCTTTTCGCCGCCGGCGTCATATTGGGTAAAAAGGAAACCAATGACGTTCAGGAAGCCTTTGCCCAAAAGGCCGGTTCAGTCCTTTGCAAACAGATTCGTTCCCTCAAACGCATCTCCTGCCGGGACTGTGTCTCCCTCAGCGCACAACTGACCCAGCGCCGCATGGAAGACAGCCCTTCTTAAGCACCTATCCGATCAATTTTACTAAAAAAACGCCGCTTCGGGCTAGTAAAACAGCAAAACGGGCCCGACCGACAATGTCGCTCGGGCCCGCTCCACAAATATACACGCACACAAGCAGGTGCTGCCGGCTTGGATCAGGAATTCCTACCGCGTCCGCTGCTGGGCGGGATGTCGGCCCCGCAGTTGCGGCACCTCACCGTATCATGCTTCTGCGAATCACCCACCGCCTGCTTGTGGCGGCACTTCGGGCATATCCGCACCTTATTGAGCAGCGAATTGATCGCAACGAAGAATCCCCACATCCATCCTCCAGCTACAGGAGCTCGTGTTCCAGAATGAGGGAGTCGAGCGTGACCATGCCGACGATCTCGCCCATGTGCTCCACCGGAGCGCGATGAATCTTCATACGATGAATCAGCCTCGTGGCGTAGCGGATGTCCATCACCGCGGGGACGGTGATGACCGGCTTGGTCATTATTTCATAGACGCTCACGTCCTCGGCGTCCTGACCGGGAACAAGCACGCCTTCCACGATGTCCATGATGGTTATGATGCCCCAGGCATCATCTTCGTGCCGGCGCTCCACCAGAAGCTCGGAGACCTGTTCCTGCCGCATCTTGTCTGCGGCCATTTTGACGGTCGCCATGCCATCGATGCTCAGGATTTCCGAATGCATCACGTCCCGGACGCGAACTATGGACTGTTTCATTATGTCAACTCCCTGAAATGCTGGTTTCTAGAAATATTTCTCGCGGACTTCTTCCTTGAAACGCTCGATCTGGCTCTCCATACCGATGACCTTTTCAATGGGAACCACAAACGCGATACCTGTGCCCGGCTTCTGGAACTCACCGGCGGTACGGATGGCCTCCAGAACGGGATTGACGAGGTGTTCCTCGATCAGAAAGAAGACGATATCGGTCTGATCTTCCAGCGTCAGCCCGAAAAAGGTCTTGGCCTCGCGCATCCCCGTTCCGCGGGCGGAAATGATCGTCGCCCCAGTGGCGCCCGCCTCCTTGGCCGCATCCACGATGGGATCGGTCTTGTGCGTCTTGACCGGGGCGAAAATAGCTTTGAATTTCATGACATCATTCCTTTCGCGTTTTTGCTCTGGCTCGCATATTCAACAGATGCGCCATCTGCGCGTACCCCATGACGGCAATTATCGGGAAAAGGCTGGCGAATGCAATCAGCCCGAAACCGTCCAGCGCGGGGTTGCGCCCCGGAACGGCTTCCGAAAGTCCGAGACCAAGCGCCGCCACGAGCGGCACGGTTACAGTGGACGTCGTCACGCCACCGGAGTCGTACGCAATGGCAATAATTTTCTTGGGTGTGAAGAATGTCATCACCACCACTGCAACATACCCGCAAAGTATGTAAAGGGAAAGGGGCGTGCCGGTGACGATCCGATATGCCCCCAGCGTAATGCCTACCGCCACGCCAATGGCAACGGTGATCCGCAATCCCCACTGGCTGATGCTGCCGCCGGACACCTCGCTGGCCTTCAACGCCACAGCCAAAAGGGATGGCTCGGCAATGGTGGTGGAGAAGCCGATCATGGCGGCAAACAGGTAGACCCACAAATAGGCCGTCCAGTCCGACTGGGCTTCCACTCCGCCTATGAGAAAATCCGGAGCGGTCAACTGCGCGACCATGGCTTTACCCACAGGAAACAGCGCCTTTTCAAGTCCTATAAGGAAAAGGGCCAGTCCGAGCACCACGTACACACCGCCCATAATCACCCTCGGCAAATGCGGGATGGGTTGGCGGATGACGAATATCTGAAAGACGAGAATCAGTCCGAGGATCGGCAGCGTATCGCGTACCGTGGCCAGAAAGACCGATCCGAAATCAATGAAAAAATCCATACGGCTTCCAGGCTTAGAAGATTATGAGGCCGTACCCCATCACGAAGATCATGGGCAGCAGGCTCGCCAGCGCCACGAGTCCGAAACCGTCCAGCAGC is from Desulfovibrio oxyclinae DSM 11498 and encodes:
- a CDS encoding flavodoxin family protein gives rise to the protein MYAVAVNGSPRKGGNTETLLKATLEPLEQSGWETELVQVGGRKVRGCIACNKCFEEKNGTCIAHDDLFNELMEKIVRADALVFGSPTYFSDVSAELKAVLDRAGYVGLANGGLLRGKIGAAVVAVRRGGGIHVYDSINHMFLMSQMIVPGSIYWNLGYGLNKAEAAGDEEGMRNMGNLGRTIDWLGKAMKPNMDSFPVE
- a CDS encoding winged helix-turn-helix transcriptional regulator, which gives rise to MIQQCPLKKVKDKEYRXFFELTLQVFGGKWKPVIIYHLARTGVMRYGELKRTIPEISERMLAKQLRELENDDVLSRTAYPEVPPKVEYALTDLGRKLLPALLELRKWGIEYERHLGGGELVFDPEKYEALEDPVLPST
- a CDS encoding PEP-CTERM sorting domain-containing protein encodes the protein MDVHAFCKFCSTGGNAMNRFVCACIIVVAVVVAMPSWAKAFTFPDPTTNAMLYGDFYSYSLPILAFQYDQEFGGGVGPGNPYYVQSTAGHIKDSIVIATGSTGTGVNTNFPGMDNAYPTPNSSGVSTFSTGTTPDPGFTPTMPANQADTWDSTIEAFMGQMGGQSPAFFFNNNQERVEQDLWAYGQVKVWSSTGGATAEYFDLASPNGDGTGIFGGDPATYVSPTYSDASWEPTPFEDYIISGGDVCLNASGIPVPCGSPDAVEGPFPHNLGENEAAYAVFSPELNAMLAAWNGDSPYDMISMDFRMHSLNSGYEQAFVMPAEFLSQPVPEPSSVLLMGLGFTGLVLVSMRRRFRRD
- a CDS encoding C-GCAxxG-C-C family (seleno)protein, with protein sequence MKAQEALQHFRGKEKYNCAQAVLKAFQHEAGIPEGAVKAASGAGGGKAEGGLCGALFAAGVILGKKETNDVQEAFAQKAGSVLCKQIRSLKRISCRDCVSLSAQLTQRRMEDSPS
- a CDS encoding CBS domain-containing protein, with translation MKQSIVRVRDVMHSEILSIDGMATVKMAADKMRQEQVSELLVERRHEDDAWGIITIMDIVEGVLVPGQDAEDVSVYEIMTKPVITVPAVMDIRYATRLIHRMKIHRAPVEHMGEIVGMVTLDSLILEHELL
- a CDS encoding P-II family nitrogen regulator produces the protein MKFKAIFAPVKTHKTDPIVDAAKEAGATGATIISARGTGMREAKTFFGLTLEDQTDIVFFLIEEHLVNPVLEAIRTAGEFQKPGTGIAFVVPIEKVIGMESQIERFKEEVREKYF
- a CDS encoding DUF1538 domain-containing protein, which translates into the protein MDFFIDFGSVFLATVRDTLPILGLILVFQIFVIRQPIPHLPRVIMGGVYVVLGLALFLIGLEKALFPVGKAMVAQLTAPDFLIGGVEAQSDWTAYLWVYLFAAMIGFSTTIAEPSLLAVALKASEVSGGSISQWGLRITVAIGVAVGITLGAYRIVTGTPLSLYILCGYVAVVVMTFFTPKKIIAIAYDSGGVTTSTVTVPLVAALGLGLSEAVPGRNPALDGFGLIAFASLFPIIAVMGYAQMAHLLNMRARAKTRKE